TGCCTTCTCGAAGGAACTCGAAAAACGGGGCATTCGACAGGTAGTAGCGTCTCCGCGTCATCCGCAGACTTTGGGTAAGATCGAGCGGTTCTGGGGAACCTTGTGGCGTGAGTGCATCGAGAGTGCAATCTTCATCGACATGGGGGATGCTCAGCGTCGGATTGGGTTATTCATAGACCATTACAACTTCCAGAGGCCCCATCAGGGGATCGATGGTCTGGTGCCCGCGGACCGTTACTTCGGGGCGGCCTCGGAAGTGCGTCGGAGTCTTCAAACTCGGGTAGCCGCGAATGCCTTGGAGCTGGCTCGAAACGGGATTCCGAAGCAGCCGTTTTATCTGACCGGCCAGGTGGGAGGTCAGCCCTTCAGCGTCCATGCGGAAGGGGAACGGATGATCTTGACCCGGCCCGAAGGAGAACGGCGGGAGATAGACTTGGTGCCCCCTCCGCCGCCGGAATCGACTTCCCGAGACGAGTTGCCCAAGCCGGTCTGTCCGGTCGGCGAGGTGAGCAATCCTCAAAGCTTGGGTTCGGAAGAGCCGTCTTTGCCGGGGGAATCGCCGTTGGATGAGAGCTTGCGTCTGATCGAGGATATGTGGTCGATCCCGCCTGAGGGAGGTGACTTATGACGACTAATTCCGAGGCGAAAGCACCGCGTCGGTCTCGTTCGATAGGAGGTCCAAAACTGGGCGAGTCCTGCGGTCCGCAGGCGAAGCGTCTGGCTTCGGTGATACTGGAGGTACTCGCCGGGGCTCGCACTCCGACCGATGCGGCCACGGCGGTAGGAATCTCTTTGCCGAATTATTATCAGGTCGAAACGCGTGCCTTGCAGGGATTACTGAAAGCTTGCGAGCCGCGCCCCGCGGTCGAGTGCGGACCGATGCCAGCGAGTTAGCCTCCTTGCAAAAGGAGAATCAGCGTCTGCAACGGGAACTCGGTCGGCACCAAGCTCTGGCCCGTGCGTCGCAGCGTGCGGTGGGCCTGGCTCCGCCCCCGACGCGATCGGCTTCGGGAAAGAAGGGGCGAAAACGGCGGACCACCGTGCGTGCTTTAAGCATTGTCGCTCGGTTGAATCCCGTGCAGCAAGAGGCCCCGAAGGAAGCCGGCGTCCAGTGATAACGATATCGCCCTCGATCGAGGAGGATCGGAGATGCGGGGACGAAAACCGGCGGGACCGGAGTCAGTCGATGAACTGCCCGGTTCCGTCATCGCGAAGGATCGCTTGAAAACGTTGTTGCGGACGATGATCGGAGAATGCCGGGTGACGGAAGCTTGCCAGATACTGGGCATTAGCGAACCCCGTTACCATCAGTTGAAGCATCAGATGCTGGCGGCGGCCCTGGAAGCCCTGGAACCGCGTCCCGCCGGTCGTCCGGTTCAAGTGCCTTCGGCGGCGGAAGCGGAGATTCAGAAACTTCAAAAAGAATTACGGGAACGGGAAGCGGAGTTAAATGTAGCACTAGTCCGCGAAGAACTTGCATCGATATTGCCTCGCGTCGCTAAGTCAGCGACCGAACCAGAGAAAAAAAAACGGAAGCGAGGGCGACCACCGGGGGACAAAACGGCCGGCGGCGGCGAGGTTGGGGGCGGCAAAAAGATCGCCGGGAGATCGAAAGGAATCTGAGGCGGCGAGTGGTCGAGGTAGTGGATCGAACGCGGCAACGGGGCTTCTCGATACCTAAGATTGCCCAGCGCTTGCATATGGCAGGTCGCACTCTTCGGCATTGGGTTCAGAGCAATGCGGCGACATCTCCTCGACCTCTGGGAAGACCGGTTGTCCGTTCGTCGCGATTGAAGCGAATGGAAGTGCTTGCTCTGTTGGCCGATCTCGGGCCGGCCACCAGCGTGGCAACTCTCAAAGAGTGCTTCCCGGAAATGACGCGTTCCGAGCTCGAAGACATGCTCAGGCGCTACCGCCGCGTCTGGCGGAAAAGGTATAAACGAACCGGCTTCCGGCTCAGGTGGACTACGCCGGGAACCGTCTGGGCGATGGATTACACGGAGACGCCACTCATTGATGGAAAGGACCAATACCTGTTGGCAGTCCGAGATCTGAGCAGTGGTCAGCAGTTGCTAGCCTGGCCTGTGGCGGCGGCAACTGCCGAGGAAACGCTTGTGGCCCTTCGGTCATTGATCACCCGGGAGGGAGCCCCGCTGGTACTGAAAATGGATAACGGTTCTCCGTTTATTGCCGAAGAGGTCCAAGAATATTTGCAGCGAGAAGGCGTGTTCGGCTTGTACTCTCCGCCGAGGAGGCCACAATATAACGGTGCGATCGAAGCGGGCATAGGATCTTTGAAAAGTCGAATCGAACGTAGAGCTGCCTGGGAAGGCCATCCGGAAGTGTGGAACGCTGAGGATGTGGAGGCGGCTCGACGGGAAGCCAATGCCTTGGCTCAACCGAGAGGAGGTCTGGGTCCTACTCCCGAGACGCTTTGGAAAAGTCGGGAGAGAGTCGCGACAGAATCTCGCGATCAGTTCCGAGAGCTTGTTGAAATCCATCGGAACCGAGCTATGGAGGAGGAAGGAAAATCTCCTTCGGGAGTGTTGCTCGAGCAGGAAGCTCGCCGTATGGATCGAATTGCTTTACGCCGTGCTCTCGTCGATCACGGCGATCTTTTGTTCAAGAGAGGGCCAATTCCTCTAGGAATTAAATCGCAAAAAACGGCAAATATTACGTGAGGGGTACACAGATTGGCAAAATGGAATTTTAGTCAAAGCTCAATCAACTACTATAATGAATTTGCTTTACGAAAATTCTTATCTTTTTCACGCCCTATGAATCGATAATCCTCTCTGTAAATAGGGCGACAATTATATGGTTCAAAAATTTATCTCTCTCAGAGGCTATCGATAGACCTCAGTGAAGATCAACGGCTCATCTTCGGGAATTTACGGGAGCGAAAATGCCACCTCAATAGGGACTCTGCTAAACCTCATAGGGTATCGGCTAAGCAATTGAAATCTTTATCGCAATCTGGGGTTTGATGTGACTTCTGGACATTCCCTTGCTACGGAAACTTCCAAATCTAACCCTTTTCGAGAAAAATGGGCGGAAATGCGAGAGCTTCATAACCCACTAAATACTAGAAGCCGGATGTATCTCACCCGGCTTCTGAAAAATTGAATGTTGATTGAATTGTATTAAGGTCGCTTCGGCTCAAACTTCGGGATTTCCCGTTCCATGTGATTGGGAATCGTCGGCAACGGTGGGGCCGCTTTCATTACCGGGCCAGGATTCCCCACATGGGGAATCGGCTTGGGAATTTCAAGCTTGATCGACCTCGGCTCACTTTGAATCACCGGCGCCTTCCCGGGCTGGAAAATTTTCGCTTCCTCCTGGTGCCGGATTTGAGCCGTCTGTCGTGATTGCTCCACGACCTTCAGTTCCCGGGCACGCTCCTCATTGGCCACCGCACGAACCTTGATTTCCCGGGCGGGCACCGACGCTTTCACGCCTCCCAGTTCGCTCAGATTGGTCACCCGAACATTGTGGAAATCCTTCAAAGGCGTTACCGCACTCACATTCTGCAGGTGAGTAAACCCTGTCGACTGCAACACCGCCGCATTGCGAGTCCCCTTCAAAGCGTTCACCGCTTGAATCTGAGCGGCGAGAGTGTGCGGCGGACGGGGAACGATACCGCTCGCCCGGCCTTTATAAAGTTCTCGCAGGTTGGCTTCCCAGCGGACGTCGTTCGCATGCACCCGGCGATAGTAGCTGAAGTTCGGGTCGATGCCAAACTTCCCGACGCGATAATCGGGCCAGGCAACGAAGCCGCGAGAGGCATAGCGAGCTTCGAAGTAATCTCCGAAGTAGTAGCTGCGAACGTTCAGTCGAACGAAGAACGAGCCGATCATGAAATCGGTGCCAATCACAAACGAAGGAATGTAGCGTCCGCCGCGCCAGCCGATGCCGAATCGCACGGGAGCAAAGAGCATTCCGCGTTCATCCAGGGGGTGATCCCAGTAGCCCGAAACAAAGATGTAGCCGTTAGGAGTCCAGATGTAACCACCGGGAATCCAAACCCAGCCTATCCGGTTGGGAACCCAGAAGCCGGGCCGCCAGTAGTATTTGGTTTGAACGTAGACCCAGGTGCCGGGCACGAAGGTACTGTTGGCATCGGGGGCCGGGGCCGGCGATTCTTCAATCGCTTGTGGAGGAGTCGGTAAATATTGAATCTGCGTCGTATTATCGGGAGCCCAGAAGCCGGCCGCCCATTGCCAGCCCTGATCCGTCTGCTGCCAGTGACCAGCCAGCCAGTGACGACCCGGAGGCGTGGCCCGCCAGAAACCGCTGATCCAGAGAAAATCTTTCGTTTCGTCATCCCAGCTCCAATAGCCGGAGATCCATTGCACATTGTCGCCTTCAGGTTTTTGATCGGGAGGCATTTCATCAACGGGGGCCGGCGGCTGTTTCGGAGCCAGCGGGCCAGCCGTTGGTTGTGCGGTAGAGGGTTGAGCGAAGGCTTCATGAACGGGCCCGCGAGCCTGCACGTCGACCCCTTGCGGAATGTCGGGAATCTGAACTTGTTGAGCGCGGGCGGCATTCGTGGGAGCAAGACCTATAAGCCCTAAAAGGGAGGCTGTTAGGGCAGACCTTATTGAATACATGGAGGCATTCCTTCCGTTTAATTTGGCGTAGAGGAGAGCTTCCATCCTTGGAACTCAGCAATCTCTTCAGTCCTTGAGATTGCGGTAGGGAGTATGTACTACGCTACCAACGATCTACTTTAGTATTCCTTGCGCAGATGCCCGCCATGTTTCATGATAATCGCTTCCGCTTCCTTCACCCGTTCATTGGCGTCGACGGTTACCATGCTTTTACCTTCGATCAATTCTCCCTCGTAATAGTGGTATTCATCTTCGGGAATACCAACCCCCGCCAGACCGCCCAGAACGGTGCCAATCGTCGCTCCGGCCCCCGCACTCGCCAGAAGAGCCACTAAGGCTCCGCCGGCCACTACCGGCCCGATCGGCGAAAGCAACCCCGTCACTACAGCCAGACCTAGCCCGGCGCCCGTCAGGGCCCCGCCCGCCGCCCCGATCCCCATGCCTTCTTCCCAGCGCGTGGCCAGTGGATCCGTTTTCAGACCGGTGGCTTCCCCATGCCGGCTAAACAGTCCAATACTTTCGGAGGGAAAACCCGCTTCCCTGAGCGCGATAATCGCATCGTGCGCCTGCAGGCGATTGTTAAACAGGGCGACTGCGGTAGTTTGTGTGGGTAGAGTCATCTTGAGTTCTCCAAAAATGGAACGGAAGGACGCCCCGCTTCCCGGAAGGAGGAAGGCATCATGTCAACTGAATTGGATCTTTATGAGCAAATGAAGTGCCAGATAGAATTGAAATGGCTTCGGACAACCGTTTTCGCGAAGCTGGGAGACAATTTCTTCGAGGCTTCGCGAAGTTGTGATAAATGAGGAAGCTACGGGCGCGGTCTATTGGTTTTTCAGGCCAGAATATCTTTGACCACCACGCCTGCGACATCGGTGAGACGAAAATCCCGGCCGCTATAGCGATAAGTCAATTTCTCGTGATCCAGACCCATCAAATGCAGCATGGTGGCGTGGAGATCGTGAATATGCACCTTGTTTTCGACGGCGGCGAACCCGAATTCATCGGTCGCCCCGTAAGCCAGTCCCCCTTTGACGCCGCCGCCTGCCATCCAGACGCTGAAGCCGTGGTTGTTGTGATCCCGGCCACTCGACCCTTCACTGGTGGGCGTACGGCCGAATTCCCCGCCCCAAAGTACCAGGGTATCTTCCAGCAGTCCTTTGCGCTTCAGATCGCGCAACAGCGCGGCAATCGCCTTGTCGGAATCCTTCGCCTTCGCTCGATGGCCTTTTTCAATGTCGCTATGGTCGTCCCAGGGCTGCCCGGCCCCGTAAAAGACCTGGACCATGCGCACGCCGCGCTCCACCAGGCGGCGGGCCGCCAGACAGGCATCGGCAAAGTAACCCGTGCCATATTCCTCGCGGATTTTGGCCGGTTCTTTCGTGACATCGAACACATCGGTCGCTTCCGTCTGCATCCGGAAGGCCATTTCCAGCGATTGAATGCGCGAATCGAGTTGCTCATCGCCCGGATGCCGTTCCAAATGCAACTTGTTCAGCCCATTAATCAGGTCGAGTTGCTGCCGCTGCGTACCGGAAGTGAGATAGCGATTCTGGATGTGGTCGATCACCTTCTTGGGGTCGAGATTCTGAATGTGGCAGCCCTGATAGATGCCGGGCAGGAAACTGTTGTTCCACAGTGCCGGGCCGACCACGGGTTTTCCGGGACAGAGCACGACGAAACCGGGCAGATTCTGGTTTTCGGAACCGAGGCCATAGAGCAGCCAGCTGCCCATGCTGGGACGGATCGGCTGGGTGTTGCCGCAGGTCATCAGCAACAAGCCCGGCTCGTGATTGGGAATGTCCGTATGCATGGATCGGACTACGCAGATATCGTCGATCTGCTTGGCAATTTCCGGGAAGATTTCGCTGACTTCGATTCCCGATTTCCCCGACTTGTAAAACTTGAAGGGCGATTTGTAGAGGCCGCCGGTTTTGCGTTCCGTCTTCAGTCCCGCGCCGCTGGGTTGCTGACCGTGATATTTCTCCAGGGCCGGTTTGGGATCGAAGGTATCGACCTGACTGGGACCGCCGCCCATAAACAGGTGAATAATCCGCTTTGCCTTGGGTTTGAAGTGGGGCGATTTCGGCGCCAACGGATTTGCGGCCTTCTCCGCCGCGCTGAGAGTAGTTTCATTTGCCAACAGGCCGCCGAGACCGAGCATACCCAGACCGATGCCGCTTTGACGCAGCATCTGCCGACGGGAGGGCAGGAACATTCCGTCTTGTCGCATCACAGACTCCTTGGCTCGATCCGATCGCTCAATCAATCGACGTACATAAATTCGTTGGCGGCCAGCAGCGCTTGAGCGTACTGCTGCCAGCGAGTCAGCTTGTCTTCGGGCTTATTGGGCGTTTTCAGGAAACTCAGGCCCAGTTCCAATTCCCGGGATTCGGGCAGCCGGCCGTAGGCCAGTTTGTAAGCGGCGGTCACCCGCGCTTCATCGGTTGTCCCGAGCTTGGCGATGCGCTCCGCAAATGCCTTAGCTTGAATCACCATGAATTCACTATTGAGGGCGAACAGTTGCTGTTGCGGCACGGTCGTGCTGGTTCGCTTATCCGCAGTGACGTTGGCATCGGGAAAATCGAACAGACGCAGCAGGCCATCGAGTTCGTGCCGGCTGATCTTCGCGTAAACCGTTCGGCGCCGGGCCGAGGCATCGTGCAGATTGAAAGTGGGTCCTCCCATCGTGGTATCTAGCCGATCGGCGGCATTCAGCAGCGAATCGCGCCAGCTTTCGATATCGAGGCGGTGCCGGGAGGAACGCCAGAGGTAGACGTTGCCGGCATCGATCTTGTTGTTCGCCGGTTCTTCATCACTGGCCAGTTGGTAGGTGCTCGAGAGCATAATTTGGCGATGCAGCCATTTCGTCGACCAGCCCTGTTTGACAAATTCCGCGGCCAGGAAATCGAGCAGTTCCGCGTGGCTGGGTTTGCTGCCGAGCGAACCGAAATTACTCGGGGTATTCACCAGCCCTTTGCCGAAGTGTCCCTGCCAGACGCGATTGACATAGACGCGAGCCGTCAGCGGATTTTCCGGATTGGAAATCGCTTTAGCCAGATCGAGTCGGGTGTAATCCTTGGGGGCTGGTTGCGGAGCGGTCGTCGTGGCCAGCACCTGCAGGAAGCCCTTGGGGGCATCTTCGCCCTTGGTCATCGGGTTGCCGCGAATGTAGACCTTCATACCCTGGCCGGCACCGGAAACGACCGGAGCCCTCGGGGGCTGGGGTGGCGATTTCTTCTTACGGCTATCCAGTTCTTTTCGCATTTCCACGAGATCTTGCTTGGCGGAACCAATCAGAAAGCGGCTCTCTGCTTCCGCGGGTGGAACCCGATACGGAGCATTATCATCCAGAACCATCGCTTTCATCAACGAGTTCGGCTTGTTCTGTCCTTTGGCAGGTTTATTCCCCTTTTCGGGCACTTCGATTTTTTCAATCTTCTCGGCCAGACTGGCGGCCACGAAGATGAACTCCAGCGATTCCGACCGGGCCTGGCTGGTGAACCACTCCTTGAACTCAGCCGGTACCTTCGCGGCATTAGCCGGGTCGAGATATTTCACCCAGCGGTCGAGGAAATATTTGTTCAGGCCTGCTTCCTGAGCCACCTTATCGACCGAAAGCTTTTCATCGCGAACTTTCCGCGAAGCCATCAGATACTTGGCCGTGTCGGGCAGAGCCGAACGAGCGGCCAGCAATCCCGTCTGGATCAGGTATTGATTGACCACTTCTTCCTGATCTTTTATCAACTTCTGGGCATCGTTGAAGACCTTCAGAACGTCGGCGGAAACCAGGGGTGCATCGGTTAAATTGGTGCCGTAATAGATACCTGCGATGGAATAATAATCGCGCGTGGGAATCGGATCGAACTTGTGATCGTGGCAGCGGGCACAACTCACGGTCAGACCCAGAAAACCGCGCGTAAGCGTATCGACGCGGTCATCGAGTTCTTCCGCGATGGCCTGCTCGCGAGCCGTGTTTTTGTAGTACTCGGCTCCCAGTCCGAGATAGCCAAGCCCCGCTAATTGGGTGAAGAGATCAGTATCGGGCGCAGCCGGCAGCAGATCGCCGGCAATCTGCAACTGCACGAAGCGGTTATAGGGCATGTCCGAATTGAAGGCTTTGATGACCCAGTCGCGGTAGAAGTAGGCATTGCCCTTGGGGCGAACATCGAAGGTGTGCGCCTGGTCTTCGGCATAGCGGGCCACATCCAGCCAATGCCGGGCCCAGCGCTCGCCGTATTGCGGAGAAGCCAGAAGTTTCTCCACGATTTTGGCAAAAGCATTCGGGCTCTCGTCTTTCTCAAACGCTTCAATTTCCTCGGCCGTCGGCGGCAGACCAATCAGATCGAAGTAAGCCCGGCGGATGAGTGTCCGCTTATCGGCTTTCTGGTTCGGCTTGAGTCCCAGTTCATTCCATTTCTTGACCACGAATGCATCGATCGGCGTCTGAATCGTAAATTTCTTGTCCGTGATTACCGGAACGGGCTGAGACTTAGGGGGTTGAAAAGCCCAGAATTGACGGGCTTTTTCGAAATCGAAAGCGACAACCGGCTTTTTGCGGGCCTGGCCATCGCGTGGATCGACCGCGCCCATTGCGATCCATTTTTCAAAGTCGGCAATCACCGATTCGGGAAGCTTCCCTTTGGGAGGCATCTGGGTTTCGCCATCGTATTTCAACGACGCCAGAAGCGTCCCCTCTTTGGGTTTGCCGGGCACAAGGGCGGGACCGGTGTCGCCGCCGAGCATCCAGTTGGGTTTGGAATCGAGCTTGAGGCCGCCGCGAAGCTTCTTATCTTTAGCCGCTTCTTCCGAATGGCATTTCAGACATTGTTCCACCAGTACCGGTCGAATCTTGGCTTCGAAGAATTCGATCGCCTTGGCGTTATCCTCAGCCCGGATCGGCGTAGCCCAGGAGAACCCCAGGGCAAACAGCAGCAAACACGAAATTTGGCGCATGATGACTCGAAACAGCGGCGGGTAGGGAGGAACTCAGCAAAGGGGTCGTACGGGAGGGAGGAGTACAACCGGCGGGTATTCTAGACTTATCTTACCGCGCCCCAAAAATTGATGCAAGTGTTCGAGCGAAGATTTCAGAGCCGGTTCATAGAATTGCTTCGATCCCGGAGGCGATTTTTGCGGGGGACTTGGCCGTGCTATAGCGCTTCACCACTTCTCCTTGGCGATTCACTAGAAATTTCGTGAAGTTCCATTTGATGGCCTTGGTACCCAGAAAACCACGCCGGGCATTTTTCAGAAAGGTCCAGAGCGGATTCGCCTCGGCTCCATTCACTTTCACCTTGGCGAACAAGGGAAAGTCGACCTGATACTTGGTCGAACAGAACTGCTGAATCTCCGCCTCGTTGCCCGGCTCCTGATGCATGAACTGATCGCAGGGAAAACCGAGAACGGCAAAGCCTTTGTCCTTATACTTGCGGTATAGATCTTCCAGTCCCGCATATTGGGGTGTAAAACCGCATTTAGACGCGACATTCACGATCAGAAGCACCTGGCCCTTGAAGGGTTCCAAGGTCTGTTCCTGGCCGTCGATCGTTTTTAGGGGAATATCGTAAATGCTCATATCTTTGTGCCTGCTCTACTTCGAATTCAGTTCACCCAGCTGATTGTAGGTAGAGCTCGTATGAATTTCCTTCTACGGACCCCTCCCCAACCGTCTCAATAACGAAATAGTTCGCTCGACGCACTTCAACCTCTTCAGAATTATGCCCTCGCCATGCACAATTTGTTGTTTTTTGGGCTTAAGCTCGGCTTAAGTTTACCGTTTTATACTGACGTCACCTCGATCGAGTCCCCGAGCACCCCAAACCGAGCTTCGGAAATGCACAGCTACCGTCTATTCAGTCTGATGATCCTCTGCTGCAGCCTGATTGGTTTGGTCGGCAGCGAAGCATTCCCCGCACAACCTCCCGACGGTAAGAAAGACAAAAAGGGTGGTAAGGCCGGCAAATCTAAAACGAGTGATCCCCGAGCCTCCAAAGTACGTCCCTTTCAGGATCTCTGGATTCCCCCAATTCTCGAAGGCAAAACCCTGGACCTATCGCTCGCCAAGTATCAACGTCTTTTTCTGGAGGATAAAGCGACGCCCACCTACGGCTATAACGGACACAAATTCTGGGGACCGACGCTGATTCTGAACCAGGACGACACCGTTCGCATCAACGTTAAAAATGAACTGGAGGAAGTCACCACCGTACACTGGCATGGGCTCCATCTCCCGGCGGCGACGGACGGCGGACCCCATCAATTAATCCAACCGGGAGAAACCTGGAGCCCGACCTTCACCGTCAAAAACAATGCCGGCACCTACTGGTATCATCCCCATCCCCACGAAAAGACGCAAAAACAACTTACCCTGGGAGCCGGTGGCCTCATCATCATTCGCGATCCCATCGAAGCTAAAATCGATTTGCCCCGGACCTATGGAATCGACGATATTCCCCTGGTTCTGAGCAGTCGGAGATTCAAAACCGACAATCAGTTCAGTTACGAAGGGGATAACGACAAGTACGGGGATTTTCTGCTCGCCAATGGTACGATGGATGCCCAAATCAGCCTGCCAGCCCAATTCGTGCGACTGAGAATTCTGAATGCAGAAATCGAAAGAGGTTACGAATTGGGCTTTGCGGACAACAGGACTTTTTATCAGATAGCCACCGATGGCGGGTTGGTCGAAAAGCCGGTTCCTCTTAAGCGTTTGAAGCTCATGGTCGGCGAGCGGGTCGAACTACTCGTGGATCTGAGTGATAAAGATCCCCAATCCAGCCTCGATCTGATGGCTTACAATGCCGGACAGTCTTTCGGCTTCCCAGGAGGAGAACCGGACAAAGGCCCACCCAACGGCAGCTATTTCAACGACAAAGATTTTCGAATTCTGCGAATCAACCTCACTGCCCCGACCCAAAAGCGCGTGACCAAATTGCCTGAAACCCTGACGGTTAATCGCTTTCCCAGCGAATCGGAAGTGAGCACTCGCCGAAATCTTCAGGTGACGGCCGGTCGCCCTCGATTTTCCTTCGACAACAAATTCTATGACATGCATTCGACGAATCAGATTGTAAAGCTGGGTGCTGTGGAATCCTGGACCATCACCAACAACAACATTTTCGGGCACTCCTTTCACATCCACGATGTGCAGTTCAAAATTGTCGCCCGAGGAAACGAGGCTCCCGCAGAATACGAGCGCGGCTGGAAGGATACCGTCTATCTGCCGCGCGGGAAAAGCGTTACTTTCCTGGCCAAATTCGAAGATTACGCCAGCGATACCGATCCGTTTATGTACCACTGCCACATGGCCAATCACGAGGATGGGGGAATGATGGGACAGTTCCTGGTTTCGAAGAATCCAGCGGCTCTGAAAAAAGATGCCAATGGGATGGTGCGGATACCCGATCGTAGCGAGCATCCCCTCACCACCGAGATGATTACGGCCGCCGATCAGCAGAAACAGAAACCGGCCCCCGATTTTCGCGTCCAGGATATCTCGGGTCAAACCCTTCAGCTCGCGTCATTAGTCGAAAAGAAGCCGGTTCTGCTAATTTTCATTGAACGAGATTGTCCTTGTTCCCGGGAATCCGCCGGCTATTTTGAAAAAATCAGTCAGGCGTATTCCAGCACCTGTAGCGTGGTAGGGGTCATCAACGCGGAAACCCAAACCGCTCAAAAGTGGGCGAAGAGTGTCGGCTGCCACATTTCGCTTATAGCAGATCCAAATTTGAAAATCATCCGGGACTATCAGGCCGAGCGGAGCGTTTACACCACCCTGATAGCCCCGGGAGGGAAAATTGAAAAAACCTATCCCGGGTACAGTACGGACATCCTGCAGGAAATTTCCCTGTCCGTAGCACGGCTCGGGCGGGTGACCCCTCAAACGGTTTCCTTTGAGGGAGCCCCAAAGCGATTGAAATCTGGGTGCCCCTTCGTCGAAGAGTAGACCCCTACTCGGCTGCGGGTGCAGGTGGCACGGCTGGCGTTTCCGCTGGAGCTGATTCGGTCGGCTGGGGGGCTTCGATTCCGGTGCCTT
The genomic region above belongs to Telmatocola sphagniphila and contains:
- a CDS encoding multicopper oxidase domain-containing protein, with amino-acid sequence MHSYRLFSLMILCCSLIGLVGSEAFPAQPPDGKKDKKGGKAGKSKTSDPRASKVRPFQDLWIPPILEGKTLDLSLAKYQRLFLEDKATPTYGYNGHKFWGPTLILNQDDTVRINVKNELEEVTTVHWHGLHLPAATDGGPHQLIQPGETWSPTFTVKNNAGTYWYHPHPHEKTQKQLTLGAGGLIIIRDPIEAKIDLPRTYGIDDIPLVLSSRRFKTDNQFSYEGDNDKYGDFLLANGTMDAQISLPAQFVRLRILNAEIERGYELGFADNRTFYQIATDGGLVEKPVPLKRLKLMVGERVELLVDLSDKDPQSSLDLMAYNAGQSFGFPGGEPDKGPPNGSYFNDKDFRILRINLTAPTQKRVTKLPETLTVNRFPSESEVSTRRNLQVTAGRPRFSFDNKFYDMHSTNQIVKLGAVESWTITNNNIFGHSFHIHDVQFKIVARGNEAPAEYERGWKDTVYLPRGKSVTFLAKFEDYASDTDPFMYHCHMANHEDGGMMGQFLVSKNPAALKKDANGMVRIPDRSEHPLTTEMITAADQQKQKPAPDFRVQDISGQTLQLASLVEKKPVLLIFIERDCPCSRESAGYFEKISQAYSSTCSVVGVINAETQTAQKWAKSVGCHISLIADPNLKIIRDYQAERSVYTTLIAPGGKIEKTYPGYSTDILQEISLSVARLGRVTPQTVSFEGAPKRLKSGCPFVEE
- a CDS encoding PSD1 and planctomycete cytochrome C domain-containing protein, with product MRQISCLLLFALGFSWATPIRAEDNAKAIEFFEAKIRPVLVEQCLKCHSEEAAKDKKLRGGLKLDSKPNWMLGGDTGPALVPGKPKEGTLLASLKYDGETQMPPKGKLPESVIADFEKWIAMGAVDPRDGQARKKPVVAFDFEKARQFWAFQPPKSQPVPVITDKKFTIQTPIDAFVVKKWNELGLKPNQKADKRTLIRRAYFDLIGLPPTAEEIEAFEKDESPNAFAKIVEKLLASPQYGERWARHWLDVARYAEDQAHTFDVRPKGNAYFYRDWVIKAFNSDMPYNRFVQLQIAGDLLPAAPDTDLFTQLAGLGYLGLGAEYYKNTAREQAIAEELDDRVDTLTRGFLGLTVSCARCHDHKFDPIPTRDYYSIAGIYYGTNLTDAPLVSADVLKVFNDAQKLIKDQEEVVNQYLIQTGLLAARSALPDTAKYLMASRKVRDEKLSVDKVAQEAGLNKYFLDRWVKYLDPANAAKVPAEFKEWFTSQARSESLEFIFVAASLAEKIEKIEVPEKGNKPAKGQNKPNSLMKAMVLDDNAPYRVPPAEAESRFLIGSAKQDLVEMRKELDSRKKKSPPQPPRAPVVSGAGQGMKVYIRGNPMTKGEDAPKGFLQVLATTTAPQPAPKDYTRLDLAKAISNPENPLTARVYVNRVWQGHFGKGLVNTPSNFGSLGSKPSHAELLDFLAAEFVKQGWSTKWLHRQIMLSSTYQLASDEEPANNKIDAGNVYLWRSSRHRLDIESWRDSLLNAADRLDTTMGGPTFNLHDASARRRTVYAKISRHELDGLLRLFDFPDANVTADKRTSTTVPQQQLFALNSEFMVIQAKAFAERIAKLGTTDEARVTAAYKLAYGRLPESRELELGLSFLKTPNKPEDKLTRWQQYAQALLAANEFMYVD
- a CDS encoding integrase catalytic domain-containing protein; translation: MEVLALLADLGPATSVATLKECFPEMTRSELEDMLRRYRRVWRKRYKRTGFRLRWTTPGTVWAMDYTETPLIDGKDQYLLAVRDLSSGQQLLAWPVAAATAEETLVALRSLITREGAPLVLKMDNGSPFIAEEVQEYLQREGVFGLYSPPRRPQYNGAIEAGIGSLKSRIERRAAWEGHPEVWNAEDVEAARREANALAQPRGGLGPTPETLWKSRERVATESRDQFRELVEIHRNRAMEEEGKSPSGVLLEQEARRMDRIALRRALVDHGDLLFKRGPIPLGIKSQKTANIT
- a CDS encoding glutathione peroxidase, whose translation is MSIYDIPLKTIDGQEQTLEPFKGQVLLIVNVASKCGFTPQYAGLEDLYRKYKDKGFAVLGFPCDQFMHQEPGNEAEIQQFCSTKYQVDFPLFAKVKVNGAEANPLWTFLKNARRGFLGTKAIKWNFTKFLVNRQGEVVKRYSTAKSPAKIASGIEAIL
- a CDS encoding YXWGXW repeat-containing protein codes for the protein MYSIRSALTASLLGLIGLAPTNAARAQQVQIPDIPQGVDVQARGPVHEAFAQPSTAQPTAGPLAPKQPPAPVDEMPPDQKPEGDNVQWISGYWSWDDETKDFLWISGFWRATPPGRHWLAGHWQQTDQGWQWAAGFWAPDNTTQIQYLPTPPQAIEESPAPAPDANSTFVPGTWVYVQTKYYWRPGFWVPNRIGWVWIPGGYIWTPNGYIFVSGYWDHPLDERGMLFAPVRFGIGWRGGRYIPSFVIGTDFMIGSFFVRLNVRSYYFGDYFEARYASRGFVAWPDYRVGKFGIDPNFSYYRRVHANDVRWEANLRELYKGRASGIVPRPPHTLAAQIQAVNALKGTRNAAVLQSTGFTHLQNVSAVTPLKDFHNVRVTNLSELGGVKASVPAREIKVRAVANEERARELKVVEQSRQTAQIRHQEEAKIFQPGKAPVIQSEPRSIKLEIPKPIPHVGNPGPVMKAAPPLPTIPNHMEREIPKFEPKRP
- a CDS encoding DUF1501 domain-containing protein; protein product: MRQDGMFLPSRRQMLRQSGIGLGMLGLGGLLANETTLSAAEKAANPLAPKSPHFKPKAKRIIHLFMGGGPSQVDTFDPKPALEKYHGQQPSGAGLKTERKTGGLYKSPFKFYKSGKSGIEVSEIFPEIAKQIDDICVVRSMHTDIPNHEPGLLLMTCGNTQPIRPSMGSWLLYGLGSENQNLPGFVVLCPGKPVVGPALWNNSFLPGIYQGCHIQNLDPKKVIDHIQNRYLTSGTQRQQLDLINGLNKLHLERHPGDEQLDSRIQSLEMAFRMQTEATDVFDVTKEPAKIREEYGTGYFADACLAARRLVERGVRMVQVFYGAGQPWDDHSDIEKGHRAKAKDSDKAIAALLRDLKRKGLLEDTLVLWGGEFGRTPTSEGSSGRDHNNHGFSVWMAGGGVKGGLAYGATDEFGFAAVENKVHIHDLHATMLHLMGLDHEKLTYRYSGRDFRLTDVAGVVVKDILA